The following are encoded together in the Myxococcales bacterium genome:
- a CDS encoding radical SAM protein, with amino-acid sequence MIRAEPRRLQVVSDIRPLLVVWETTLRCDQHCRFCGTRAGKSHPNELSTAEMLDVVAQLRDAGTAEIAVHGGEAYLRKDFLELVRAIRSRGIECTMVTGGRGITPELADGLRDADITAVSVSVDGLEATHDHLRGLAGSHRGALRALELLHERGVAVGCNTQVNRRNFRELESIVELAAARGVYGWQVQLMVPMGRAAEAEDLWLEPHDILEVMPRIALARRRADELGVKLWPGNNVGYFGPYEHLLRADRTRQGFSSGCGGGIRTMGIEANGDVKGCSAMASKGFVGGNVREQPIREIWDHAPELQFTRGFVLDDLWGFCRSCYYAETCKGGCIWTSSTLLGRVGNNPYCHHRALELLAAGKRERLCRVGEAPGENRDTASFELVLESAPADWVASLPALV; translated from the coding sequence GTGATCCGTGCCGAGCCCCGCCGCTTGCAGGTCGTGAGCGACATTCGCCCGCTGCTCGTGGTCTGGGAGACGACGCTGCGCTGCGATCAGCACTGCCGATTCTGCGGCACGCGCGCTGGCAAGAGTCACCCGAACGAGCTCTCGACGGCGGAGATGCTCGACGTCGTTGCGCAGCTCCGCGACGCAGGCACGGCGGAGATCGCCGTTCACGGCGGAGAGGCTTACCTGCGCAAGGACTTCCTCGAGCTGGTGCGGGCTATCCGCTCGCGCGGCATCGAATGCACCATGGTCACCGGCGGCCGGGGCATTACACCCGAGCTCGCCGACGGCCTACGAGACGCTGACATCACCGCGGTGAGCGTCTCGGTGGACGGACTGGAAGCGACCCACGACCACCTGCGTGGGCTCGCGGGCAGTCACCGTGGGGCGCTCCGCGCGCTCGAGCTGCTGCATGAGCGCGGCGTCGCGGTCGGCTGTAACACCCAGGTGAATCGACGGAACTTCCGCGAGCTGGAGAGCATCGTGGAGCTTGCGGCGGCCCGTGGCGTGTACGGCTGGCAAGTGCAGCTGATGGTGCCGATGGGGCGCGCGGCGGAGGCCGAGGATCTGTGGCTCGAACCCCACGACATCCTCGAGGTGATGCCGCGCATCGCCCTGGCGCGACGCCGTGCCGACGAGCTGGGGGTGAAGCTCTGGCCCGGGAACAACGTGGGGTACTTCGGGCCGTACGAGCACTTGCTGCGAGCTGATCGCACGCGCCAGGGATTCTCCAGCGGTTGTGGCGGCGGCATTCGCACCATGGGCATCGAGGCCAATGGCGACGTGAAGGGCTGCTCCGCCATGGCCTCGAAGGGATTCGTCGGCGGCAACGTGCGAGAGCAGCCCATCCGCGAGATCTGGGACCACGCACCCGAGCTGCAATTCACCCGCGGCTTCGTGCTCGACGATCTCTGGGGCTTCTGCCGCTCGTGTTACTACGCCGAGACCTGCAAGGGCGGTTGTATCTGGACCAGCTCCACACTTCTCGGAAGGGTCGGCAACAACCCGTACTGCCATCACCGCGCGCTGGAGCTGCTGGCTGCCGGCAAGCGCGAGCGCCTGTGCCGGGTCGGTGAAGCGCCCGGTGAAAATCGGGACACGGCGAGCTTCGAGCTCGTGCTCGAAAGCGCCCCGGCCGATTGGGTCGCGAGCCTGCCTGCGCTCGTCTGA